The Lacipirellula parvula genome window below encodes:
- a CDS encoding efflux transporter outer membrane subunit, which yields MTSCKEYFQNGFKVGPNYCKPAAPVAEHWIDYADARVISQPQNNWAWWSTFNDPILNELIQTASQQNLTLRQAGFRVMEARALDAYARGNLFPQSQTAFGGYQRNLLSEQVGFTGGGGGGLPGISREFSVWTLGTQFQWELDFWGQFRRSIEAADAQLDASIEDYDDVLVILIADVASAYVDVRTLEQRLRYARQNVESQSGSLRLAEDKQQAGVSSQLDVSQAVTNVSQTEATIPQFEADLRRAENRLCTLMGMPPQDIKAMLAGPGGIRPIPTAPAEVVLGIPADLVRRRPDVRRQERLVAQQSALIGVAEADLYPAFSITGQIFVRASQFQNLFLSSATGGNAGPTFSWNIFNYGRIRNLVAAEEARFMQQVSLYQQTVLDANREAEDAIVQFLQAQEQVRILRTGVAAAAQSRDLVNELYQGGQADFGRVFVAELFLVQQQDALAVSEGTVARSLVEINRALGGGWQIRLNGAPPMELPPVEEIQPEQVNGDGANVPTPVDPNAATDEADGDPALEPTPAIDLPEKFDGQSELPEVK from the coding sequence ATGACGAGCTGCAAAGAGTATTTCCAGAACGGGTTCAAAGTCGGCCCGAACTACTGCAAGCCGGCCGCGCCTGTGGCCGAGCACTGGATTGATTACGCGGATGCGCGCGTCATCAGCCAGCCGCAGAACAACTGGGCGTGGTGGTCGACGTTCAACGATCCCATTCTCAACGAGCTGATTCAAACCGCCTCGCAGCAAAACCTCACGCTGCGGCAGGCCGGTTTCCGCGTGATGGAAGCCCGCGCGCTCGATGCGTACGCTCGCGGCAATCTGTTTCCGCAATCGCAAACGGCCTTCGGCGGTTACCAACGCAACCTGTTGAGCGAGCAGGTCGGGTTCACCGGCGGCGGCGGCGGCGGCTTGCCGGGCATCTCACGCGAGTTCAGCGTGTGGACCTTGGGCACGCAGTTCCAATGGGAACTCGACTTCTGGGGTCAGTTCCGCCGGTCGATCGAAGCGGCCGACGCGCAGCTTGACGCCTCGATTGAAGATTACGACGACGTGCTCGTGATTCTGATCGCCGACGTCGCTTCAGCGTACGTTGACGTGCGGACGCTCGAGCAACGGCTTCGTTACGCTCGCCAGAACGTCGAGAGCCAGAGCGGCTCGCTGCGTTTGGCGGAAGACAAACAACAGGCGGGCGTGTCGAGTCAGCTCGACGTGTCGCAAGCCGTTACCAACGTCTCGCAAACGGAAGCGACGATTCCGCAGTTCGAAGCCGACCTGCGTCGTGCCGAGAACCGCCTCTGCACGCTGATGGGCATGCCGCCGCAAGACATCAAAGCGATGCTCGCCGGTCCGGGCGGCATTCGTCCGATTCCGACGGCGCCCGCGGAAGTCGTGCTTGGCATCCCGGCCGACTTGGTTCGCCGCCGTCCCGACGTGCGTCGCCAGGAACGGTTGGTCGCTCAGCAAAGTGCGTTGATCGGCGTCGCCGAGGCCGACCTCTACCCGGCGTTCTCGATCACCGGCCAGATCTTCGTCCGGGCCAGCCAGTTCCAAAACCTGTTCCTGTCCAGCGCTACGGGCGGTAATGCCGGCCCGACGTTCAGCTGGAATATTTTCAACTACGGCCGTATCCGCAACTTGGTCGCGGCGGAAGAGGCCCGCTTCATGCAGCAGGTATCGCTGTACCAACAGACGGTGCTCGATGCGAATCGCGAAGCGGAAGACGCGATCGTCCAGTTCTTGCAAGCTCAGGAGCAGGTTCGCATCTTGCGGACCGGCGTCGCCGCGGCGGCTCAATCACGCGACCTCGTGAACGAGTTGTACCAGGGCGGTCAGGCAGACTTCGGCCGCGTGTTCGTCGCCGAACTCTTCCTTGTGCAGCAACAGGACGCCCTCGCGGTGTCCGAGGGGACCGTGGCTCGCAGCTTGGTGGAAATCAACCGGGCCTTGGGCGGCGGTTGGCAGATTCGGCTGAACGGGGCTCCGCCCATGGAGCTTCCGCCAGTCGAAGAAATTCAGCCGGAGCAGGTCAACGGCGATGGAGCTAATGTGCCGACGCCGGTGGATCCGAACGCTGCGACGGACGAGGCGGATGGAGACCCCGCGTTGGAGCCGACGCCGGCGATCGATCTGCCGGAGAAGTTCGACGGGCAGAGCGAGTTGCCGGAAGTGAAGTAG
- a CDS encoding dockerin type I domain-containing protein, which translates to MSRVFTWTASTALAVGLLPAATQASSVYAEYHAGPTTSTSTPAKVWSPELWGWYDLNSGSIGPAGAGTVNTGGSGLNAWRVTDQRASLPNSIYVTDFLSPDLARIAVNGWRMSSTIRYVNDFGGGPNLGMSAFLGGRAYHMMLDLTASGDLRVTLHDETTRSYQITNNGLGTAALHRFQFINTPQAATVALSVDGVVLDSTWDGILLANHPSNVQWGNSDQAGVNLGVADYQEVLFEIGPFTESRGDFNGNGVVDGADFMIWQNSASQPFDLTADANGDGRVDGADLAVWKTNFGTRSTTATVSEVPEPVSSVLLAVGGLAGVMTRHSQRRL; encoded by the coding sequence ATGAGCCGAGTTTTCACCTGGACCGCGTCCACTGCACTCGCCGTCGGACTCTTGCCGGCGGCCACTCAAGCAAGTTCCGTCTACGCCGAGTACCACGCCGGCCCCACGACCTCGACGAGCACCCCTGCCAAAGTGTGGAGTCCCGAACTCTGGGGTTGGTACGACCTCAACAGCGGTTCCATCGGCCCCGCCGGCGCCGGAACGGTGAACACAGGCGGCTCCGGCCTCAACGCCTGGCGCGTGACTGATCAACGCGCTTCGCTGCCGAATTCGATCTACGTTACCGATTTCCTTTCGCCCGACCTGGCGAGAATCGCCGTCAACGGCTGGCGAATGAGCAGCACCATCCGTTACGTCAACGATTTCGGCGGCGGACCGAACCTGGGCATGTCGGCCTTCCTCGGCGGACGCGCCTATCACATGATGCTCGACCTCACCGCCAGCGGCGATCTCCGCGTCACGCTGCATGACGAGACGACGCGTTCGTATCAAATCACGAACAACGGGCTCGGCACGGCCGCACTCCATCGTTTTCAGTTCATCAACACGCCGCAAGCGGCGACGGTCGCGCTTTCCGTCGACGGCGTCGTCCTCGACAGCACGTGGGACGGAATTCTGCTCGCCAATCACCCCAGCAATGTTCAGTGGGGCAATAGCGATCAGGCGGGCGTCAACCTCGGCGTGGCCGACTATCAGGAAGTCTTGTTCGAGATCGGCCCGTTCACCGAGTCGCGCGGCGACTTCAACGGCAACGGCGTCGTCGACGGCGCCGATTTCATGATCTGGCAGAATTCTGCGTCGCAGCCGTTCGATCTCACCGCCGACGCCAACGGCGACGGCCGCGTCGATGGCGCGGACCTCGCGGTGTGGAAAACCAACTTCGGCACGCGCTCGACGACGGCAACCGTCAGTGAAGTCCCTGAGCCGGTGTCGTCGGTGCTACTCGCAGTCGGCGGCCTCGCTGGCGTCATGACGCGGCACTCGCAACGACGCCTCTAG
- a CDS encoding CotH kinase family protein: protein MRQRPPASATDNARRLGLELLEPRWPLDASMLRITEIVASNDESLHDYDGDSSDWVEIFNPGAEAVDLSGMKLTDNANNLSKWTFPAGSSIAGGGFRIVFASSKNTVKPNGEIHTSFNLSADGEYLGLVAADGLTIIDQFAPKFPAQTEDVSYGRGMTALGSSVTLIDAGGAAKAWAPTSSVYDATWTSVGFNDAAFNIVGPTGLGYENNPGDAVNYVADIATTVPSGIGSLYVRMTFDLANFSGIHQLKLRMKYDDGFRAYLNGVEIAESNAPDVTRWDSQATAAHDDAQSKLYQEFDVSAAIPQLRLGQNVLAIHALNVAAGSDMLLTPILVGFGAQITSPETIGFFETPTPGYANIAAPTAGFAGSPTFSVPHGLYDAAQLVSITSATPGAVIVYTTNGSTPTVNAALVPTNGTLYTGPITIAATTTLRAIAFKTGFKPSFIESSTYLFLNDVINQSPLGQVPAGWPASGVNGQQLNYGIDPDIVNLYGAQAIKDSLASLPSLSITTDLANLFDPSTGIYVNAYSDGRSWERAASAELLNPDGSEGFAVNAGLRIRGGYSRTGDNPKHSLRLYFRSEYGDGKLDYPLFGDEGASEFDVIDLRTDQNYSWSFDGNPLNSFVREVFGRDMQRELGDPYTRSRYYHLYLNGVYWGIYQTQERVEEFYGETYLGGDEDDYDVVKSGWNDGLGYQMDAGNDAAFQQLYQLAQNLAVNPTTNANNYYTLQGLNPDGTRNPSLPVLLDADNLINYMLIIIYTGGYDSSLSRFLGDNQANNWFGIYNRTAADEGFQFFIHDNEHSLGAEGQGHGTQNIDRTGPFNNGNQNSLYYFNPTYLHQDLLSHPEYRQRFIDKVQEYFFNGGPMTPLASVALLNQRIAQVEPAVIAEAARWGDSKVAVPYNKSTWQTEINWLRNTYFRSRSSTVLGQLRADGLYVAIPAFSLASNRVPFGSLLSLASVGGGTIYYTTDGQTDPRLVGGAINPSAAVQPFLSPFAINGNVTIRARFRTSTGAWSPLVEMSYTAYLAGDYTGDAVVDGADFLAWQRSYGEAATPIGSGADGSQDGVINDVDLDIWKARFGDVAPSAASTNAAAVSASAASLLAEEETPTPSAAVADEGDSLPVDAAFASLAGWRTESSLPPNAPLLAIRRERWLDAPSRRAHQAFDQSWPPRLRWQHASSVGLIEELPADELDASAATELELEEFDAAFDALPAI, encoded by the coding sequence ATGCGCCAACGGCCCCCTGCTTCCGCAACCGACAACGCTCGCCGTCTCGGACTTGAACTCCTCGAACCTCGCTGGCCGCTCGATGCGTCGATGCTTCGCATTACGGAGATCGTCGCCTCAAACGACGAGAGCCTCCACGACTACGACGGCGACTCTTCCGATTGGGTGGAGATTTTCAACCCCGGCGCCGAGGCGGTCGACCTGAGCGGGATGAAGCTCACCGACAACGCCAACAACCTCTCGAAGTGGACCTTCCCCGCCGGTTCGTCGATCGCCGGCGGCGGCTTTCGGATCGTCTTCGCCTCCAGCAAGAATACGGTAAAGCCAAACGGCGAGATTCATACCAGCTTCAACCTCAGCGCCGACGGCGAATACCTCGGCCTCGTGGCCGCCGACGGCTTGACGATCATCGATCAGTTCGCGCCGAAATTCCCCGCCCAGACCGAAGACGTCTCCTACGGGCGCGGGATGACTGCGCTCGGCTCCAGCGTCACCCTCATTGACGCCGGGGGCGCCGCGAAGGCCTGGGCGCCGACCTCCAGCGTTTACGACGCGACCTGGACGAGCGTCGGCTTCAACGATGCGGCCTTCAACATCGTCGGGCCCACTGGCCTCGGCTACGAAAACAATCCCGGCGACGCGGTCAACTACGTCGCCGACATCGCCACGACAGTTCCCTCGGGCATCGGCTCGCTCTACGTCCGCATGACGTTCGACCTCGCCAATTTTTCAGGGATCCATCAGCTCAAGCTGCGGATGAAGTACGACGACGGCTTCCGCGCCTATCTCAATGGCGTGGAGATCGCCGAATCCAACGCCCCCGACGTCACCCGCTGGGATTCGCAAGCGACCGCCGCTCATGACGACGCGCAGTCGAAGCTGTACCAGGAGTTCGACGTTAGCGCCGCGATTCCGCAGCTCCGCCTTGGCCAAAACGTGCTCGCCATCCACGCCCTCAACGTCGCCGCGGGCAGCGACATGCTGCTCACGCCCATCCTCGTCGGCTTCGGCGCACAAATCACTTCGCCGGAGACCATCGGCTTCTTCGAAACGCCGACGCCTGGCTACGCCAACATCGCCGCACCGACCGCCGGTTTCGCCGGCAGCCCCACGTTCAGCGTGCCGCACGGCCTGTACGACGCCGCACAACTCGTCTCCATCACTAGCGCCACCCCTGGCGCCGTCATCGTCTACACCACCAACGGCTCGACGCCCACAGTCAACGCCGCACTCGTGCCGACTAACGGCACGCTCTACACCGGCCCGATCACCATCGCCGCCACGACGACGCTGCGGGCCATCGCGTTCAAGACCGGCTTCAAGCCGTCGTTCATCGAATCGAGCACCTACCTCTTCCTCAACGACGTGATCAATCAGTCGCCGCTGGGGCAAGTCCCCGCCGGCTGGCCCGCGAGCGGCGTTAACGGCCAACAGCTGAACTACGGCATCGATCCCGACATCGTCAACCTGTACGGCGCCCAGGCGATCAAGGACTCGCTGGCCTCGCTCCCGTCGCTGTCGATCACCACCGACTTGGCGAACCTCTTCGACCCGTCGACCGGCATCTACGTCAACGCCTACAGCGACGGCCGCAGTTGGGAACGCGCCGCATCGGCTGAACTGCTCAACCCCGACGGATCGGAAGGCTTCGCCGTCAACGCTGGCCTGCGCATCCGCGGCGGGTACAGCCGCACCGGCGACAATCCCAAGCATTCGCTTCGCCTCTACTTCCGCAGCGAGTACGGCGACGGCAAGCTCGACTACCCCCTCTTCGGCGACGAGGGCGCCAGCGAGTTCGACGTCATCGATCTCCGCACCGATCAGAACTACTCTTGGTCGTTCGACGGCAATCCGCTCAATTCGTTCGTTCGCGAAGTCTTCGGTCGCGACATGCAGCGCGAACTCGGCGACCCCTACACCCGCAGCCGCTACTACCACCTCTACCTCAACGGCGTTTACTGGGGGATCTACCAAACTCAGGAACGCGTCGAAGAGTTCTACGGCGAAACCTATCTCGGCGGCGACGAAGACGACTACGACGTCGTGAAGTCAGGCTGGAACGACGGTCTCGGCTACCAGATGGACGCCGGCAACGACGCCGCGTTTCAGCAACTTTACCAATTGGCGCAGAATCTAGCCGTCAACCCGACGACGAACGCCAACAACTACTACACCCTGCAAGGACTCAACCCCGACGGCACGCGCAACCCGTCGCTTCCGGTGCTGCTCGACGCCGATAATCTGATCAACTACATGCTGATCATCATTTACACCGGCGGCTACGACTCCAGCCTTTCACGCTTCCTGGGCGATAATCAGGCGAACAACTGGTTCGGCATTTACAATCGCACCGCGGCGGACGAGGGCTTCCAGTTCTTCATTCACGACAACGAACACTCGCTCGGCGCTGAGGGACAAGGGCACGGCACGCAAAACATCGATCGCACCGGCCCCTTCAACAACGGCAATCAAAACAGCCTCTACTACTTCAATCCGACCTATCTCCATCAAGATCTGCTGTCGCACCCCGAGTACCGACAGCGGTTCATCGACAAGGTTCAGGAATATTTCTTCAATGGCGGACCAATGACGCCGCTGGCGAGCGTCGCTCTGCTGAACCAGCGCATCGCGCAAGTCGAACCCGCCGTCATCGCCGAAGCAGCGCGATGGGGCGATTCCAAGGTGGCCGTCCCCTACAACAAATCAACCTGGCAGACTGAGATCAACTGGCTGCGTAACACCTACTTCCGCAGTCGCAGCAGCACCGTGCTGGGGCAACTCCGCGCGGATGGCCTGTACGTTGCGATCCCCGCGTTTAGTCTCGCGTCCAATCGCGTTCCCTTTGGCTCGCTGCTGTCGCTCGCTTCCGTCGGCGGGGGAACGATTTACTACACGACCGACGGCCAGACCGATCCGCGACTGGTTGGCGGCGCGATCAACCCCTCAGCCGCCGTTCAGCCCTTCCTCAGTCCGTTCGCCATCAACGGCAACGTTACGATCCGCGCGCGATTCCGCACCTCGACGGGGGCCTGGTCGCCGCTGGTCGAGATGTCCTACACAGCCTACCTCGCCGGCGATTACACGGGCGACGCGGTGGTCGACGGGGCCGATTTCCTCGCCTGGCAGCGCAGTTACGGCGAAGCCGCAACCCCGATCGGCAGCGGCGCCGACGGCTCGCAAGACGGCGTCATCAACGACGTCGATCTCGACATCTGGAAAGCTCGGTTCGGCGACGTGGCGCCCAGTGCCGCGTCCACAAACGCCGCTGCCGTCAGCGCCTCTGCCGCGTCGCTGCTCGCCGAGGAAGAGACGCCAACGCCCAGTGCCGCTGTCGCCGACGAGGGCGATTCCCTCCCGGTCGACGCCGCATTCGCCTCCCTTGCGGGTTGGCGGACGGAATCGTCACTGCCGCCGAACGCCCCATTGCTCGCCATCCGCCGCGAACGCTGGCTCGACGCTCCCTCGCGACGCGCACATCAAGCGTTCGATCAATCGTGGCCGCCGCGTCTCCGCTGGCAACACGCATCCAGTGTCGGCCTTATCGAAGAATTGCCCGCCGACGAGCTCGATGCTTCCGCAGCGACGGAGTTGGAGCTTGAAGAGTTCGACGCCGCATTCGATGCATTGCCGGCGATCTAA
- a CDS encoding DUF1559 domain-containing protein: MKRRPRQPSLARLGFTLVELLVVIAIIGVLVALLLPAVQAAREAARRSQCVNNLKQVMLSMHNHESAKRAFPSGGVSPWPYIEDFLTDSKPGVSNTGTSGSPLGPDRQGLSWAFQTLPYLEGQATYNIKTTAQLEQSDVPMYHCPSRRPPTRALGTGPYLMDYAAAVPLNTAAEMGTLYSTAIQLSPDWGTKGCQLQQMWGSNGGGPRFMIGGDGTPTIDQETTSGSTTSATLAGKSKGYSPAMGVIVRANYCALCGDGKRNTGFYTRVSFNQIPDGSSNTLVISEKRLEPRLYDGGAGHDDRGWSDGWDFDTLRSTICVPDSDQDYEPPSSGGSNPKAGAVAYSFGSAHAAGIAGGFADASVRTIGYGIDVVVFNYLGHRADEQNIDAGNLQ, encoded by the coding sequence ATGAAACGTCGTCCTCGCCAGCCGTCCCTCGCTCGACTCGGCTTCACGTTGGTTGAGCTGCTGGTCGTCATCGCCATTATCGGCGTGCTCGTCGCGCTGTTGCTGCCTGCGGTGCAAGCGGCGCGTGAAGCGGCCCGTCGTTCGCAGTGCGTCAACAACCTCAAGCAGGTGATGTTGTCGATGCACAACCACGAATCGGCGAAGCGCGCGTTTCCGTCAGGCGGCGTGAGCCCTTGGCCGTACATCGAGGACTTCCTCACCGATTCGAAACCGGGGGTTTCAAACACCGGCACTTCTGGCTCGCCGCTAGGCCCCGATCGGCAAGGTTTGAGCTGGGCCTTCCAAACCCTTCCCTATCTAGAAGGCCAAGCGACGTACAACATCAAGACGACCGCGCAGCTTGAGCAATCCGACGTGCCAATGTACCACTGCCCGTCGCGACGCCCTCCCACGCGTGCGTTGGGCACCGGCCCCTACCTCATGGACTACGCGGCCGCCGTGCCGCTCAACACGGCTGCAGAAATGGGAACGCTCTACAGCACCGCCATCCAGCTTTCGCCTGACTGGGGGACGAAGGGCTGCCAGTTGCAGCAAATGTGGGGCAGCAATGGCGGCGGACCGCGGTTCATGATCGGCGGCGACGGCACGCCCACGATTGACCAAGAAACAACCAGCGGCTCAACCACCTCCGCCACGCTCGCCGGCAAAAGCAAAGGCTATTCCCCGGCCATGGGCGTCATCGTCCGTGCCAACTACTGCGCGCTCTGCGGCGATGGTAAACGGAACACGGGCTTCTACACCCGCGTCAGCTTCAATCAAATTCCCGACGGATCGAGCAACACCCTCGTCATTAGCGAGAAGCGGCTCGAACCGCGGCTCTACGACGGCGGCGCCGGCCACGACGATCGCGGCTGGTCGGACGGGTGGGACTTCGACACCTTACGCAGCACGATCTGCGTGCCCGACTCTGATCAAGACTACGAGCCCCCCTCCAGCGGCGGCTCCAACCCCAAAGCGGGGGCAGTCGCCTATTCCTTCGGCTCCGCTCACGCCGCCGGAATCGCCGGCGGGTTCGCCGACGCCTCGGTGCGCACCATCGGCTACGGCATCGACGTCGTGGTGTTCAACTACCTCGGCCACCGGGCGGATGAGCAGAACATCGATGCGGGGAACCTTCAGTGA
- a CDS encoding LamG-like jellyroll fold domain-containing protein: protein MRDYAELLSAYFDDNLTVAEAEALRDWLRASRANMRTFVRASVIHSRLRDVMMQHDMRSLVFEGAFGDTIDPDHIASLLDEEEATSSRRAIEAEEQAERAAMAEARRAEQLDRKSLRIEEPRFPHLQVYAAVAAVAAVLLLAFNAFAPTASSTVEPVVAEAPVAGQLPVIATVVNAFDARLRRDDSSIAVGAELSSGPLVVERGVAELRFTSGVSIVVEGPTEIEVLTPDRAKLVNGRVVVRVPHEALGFTLHSAAASFIDLGTEFGVEVLESGRASIHVLDGEVAFVAGKGAKPSRTLQRGVAAELSIKGTAEDVAFDELKFVRRVPASAYELAVLKSRPLASWRLGNVQPNETLKCEGQLALDSIVNPGIFPVDNRERGLSPPAPAVVAQFEGDHDGIDVEEDKALGGVANLTYEAWVLPQAGVGPQRIFSTFDRPRSGMALGVVNGGWYQFGDDDLRLHFTVYGKYDCVSAAHLEPGKWVHVAATVDAAGTPLLYLNGSPAELRFRPLDVVEENNSQDMDPLDFLAQQDRQAKKAATPVEWLATRETPLGLATAGRARLGRNPSSANGDISPERWQGQLASVAVYDRVLKPEELSRHFAATKDTTTDHNNGRELADANASQPAPGKSTP from the coding sequence ATGCGCGACTACGCCGAACTGCTGAGCGCCTACTTCGACGACAACCTCACGGTTGCCGAGGCCGAGGCGCTGCGCGATTGGCTGCGGGCAAGCCGCGCCAATATGCGGACGTTCGTCCGGGCTTCGGTGATCCACAGCCGCCTCCGCGACGTGATGATGCAGCACGACATGCGGAGCCTCGTCTTCGAAGGCGCCTTCGGCGATACCATCGATCCCGACCATATCGCCAGCCTGCTCGACGAAGAAGAAGCGACCTCCAGCCGCCGCGCCATTGAAGCTGAGGAACAGGCCGAGCGCGCCGCAATGGCTGAAGCTCGCCGCGCCGAGCAACTCGATCGCAAGTCGCTCCGCATCGAAGAGCCGCGTTTCCCGCACCTGCAGGTTTACGCCGCCGTGGCCGCCGTCGCCGCCGTGCTCCTGTTAGCGTTCAATGCGTTTGCACCGACCGCATCCTCGACTGTCGAACCAGTGGTTGCCGAGGCGCCCGTCGCCGGACAGCTGCCGGTGATCGCCACTGTCGTGAATGCGTTCGACGCCCGACTGCGGCGCGACGACTCGTCGATCGCCGTGGGCGCGGAGCTTTCCTCCGGCCCGCTTGTCGTCGAACGAGGCGTCGCCGAGTTGCGATTTACTTCGGGCGTCTCGATTGTCGTCGAAGGTCCGACTGAAATCGAAGTCTTGACGCCCGATCGCGCGAAACTCGTCAACGGCCGCGTCGTCGTGCGGGTGCCGCATGAAGCGTTGGGCTTCACCCTCCACTCTGCGGCCGCGTCGTTCATCGATCTGGGAACGGAGTTCGGCGTCGAGGTGCTCGAATCGGGCCGGGCGAGCATCCACGTGCTCGACGGCGAGGTCGCCTTCGTCGCCGGCAAGGGAGCCAAACCAAGCCGTACGCTGCAACGCGGCGTCGCCGCTGAGCTCAGCATCAAAGGCACTGCCGAAGACGTTGCGTTCGACGAACTAAAATTCGTCCGTCGCGTTCCGGCCTCGGCATACGAGTTGGCCGTCCTCAAAAGCCGCCCCCTCGCCAGCTGGCGACTGGGGAACGTGCAACCGAATGAGACGCTGAAATGCGAAGGCCAATTGGCGCTCGATTCAATCGTCAACCCAGGCATCTTCCCCGTCGATAATCGAGAACGCGGCCTCTCGCCGCCGGCTCCCGCCGTCGTCGCCCAATTCGAAGGCGATCACGACGGCATCGACGTCGAGGAAGACAAAGCTCTCGGCGGCGTCGCCAACTTGACCTACGAGGCATGGGTGCTGCCGCAGGCCGGGGTCGGTCCGCAGCGAATCTTCTCCACGTTTGATCGCCCCCGCAGCGGCATGGCGCTCGGCGTCGTCAACGGAGGTTGGTACCAGTTCGGCGACGACGACCTTCGTTTGCACTTCACCGTCTACGGCAAGTACGACTGCGTGTCGGCCGCGCACCTTGAGCCCGGAAAATGGGTCCACGTCGCCGCCACGGTCGACGCCGCCGGCACGCCGCTGCTGTATTTGAACGGTTCCCCCGCCGAACTTCGCTTCCGCCCGCTCGACGTCGTGGAAGAGAACAACTCGCAAGACATGGATCCGCTGGATTTCCTCGCCCAACAAGATCGCCAAGCGAAAAAAGCGGCAACGCCCGTCGAATGGCTCGCGACGCGCGAAACTCCGCTCGGTTTGGCGACCGCGGGACGCGCTCGCCTTGGCCGCAACCCCTCCAGCGCCAACGGCGACATCTCGCCGGAACGTTGGCAAGGCCAGCTGGCGAGCGTCGCCGTCTACGACCGCGTGCTCAAGCCCGAGGAGCTCAGCCGGCACTTTGCGGCGACCAAAGACACCACGACCGATCACAACAACGGCCGAGAGTTGGCGGATGCGAACGCATCTCAGCCGGCTCCGGGCAAATCGACGCCATGA
- a CDS encoding acetyltransferase, whose product MLIREGRPADWGRLLEIWEASVRATHSFLSEEVIAALRPEVRDAALPALELWVLGGDGGELLGFMGLDGAKLEALFIAPSSSRRGGGRMLVEHARRLKGPLTVDVNEQNPAALRFYEALGFRVCGRSPVDGAGRPFPLLHLED is encoded by the coding sequence ATGTTGATTCGCGAGGGCCGGCCTGCCGACTGGGGGCGATTGCTGGAGATTTGGGAGGCGTCGGTGCGGGCGACGCACTCTTTCTTGAGCGAGGAAGTTATTGCGGCGCTGCGGCCGGAGGTGCGCGATGCGGCGTTGCCGGCGCTTGAGTTGTGGGTGCTGGGCGGCGACGGCGGCGAACTGCTCGGCTTCATGGGGCTCGATGGCGCCAAGCTTGAGGCGTTATTTATCGCACCGAGCAGCAGCCGGCGCGGCGGCGGGCGGATGCTGGTGGAGCATGCGCGACGGTTGAAGGGGCCATTGACGGTGGACGTCAACGAACAGAATCCCGCGGCGCTGCGGTTCTACGAGGCGCTGGGCTTTCGCGTTTGCGGTCGGTCGCCTGTGGATGGCGCCGGGCGACCCTTCCCGCTGTTGCACTTGGAAGATTAG